One window of the Candidatus Jettenia sp. genome contains the following:
- a CDS encoding MMPL family transporter, giving the protein MENYIRTILKYRKVILACIAVITMLLGYSAKNMRTDNSIEIWLSKNDADLDYYKKFLNTFGDEEFLVIAFSSVNLFTRDSIKEINTIAERLKKLNGIVQVISLADVFKDTITSSIFKAKIKAQHDRSYMNIFKQHILTDPMYQNTIISKNGKTTAIVATVKSPGPESRRQLISEVRTLLHEMTDRLRDTKDRKPHYHLAGPSVVNAELDRMSKQDMARFTPFMFLMSIIVLGCLLRKISGVFIPLLTVGVCILWVTGCFVLLGQTMNMISNMLLPLTFIISLSTSIHLVSHYYHERNFSISNEDAIYNTIQHIGIPIFMTSITTVIGFISLATSSIPPVFITGLFMAGCAALTFVISLTCIPILLSFIPHQISVSITNAPNTGTGKGHTVSRTENWFAEGLDKEYYFHAMLSWLGGFIVKHKTLILLCGLTAGTVSVLGISRIRIESDIMASFPKNSQIARDNNYIERYLMGLLPVEIVAETTDGVTLLQPDILNNLACLQRYLYSIPEVTSSLSMVNYIQKAHQRAISDKPQHSFIPNTEKEIANYMKLASFYGGKQVHCLHTEGYTDARISVRMKQVGSNRYQTIIQSIKEYISQHLNTTALSWHITGIIPLLINVQDNILRSEIQSFSLAFLLTFISTVVVLKSVKIGLISIIPNVLPITITLGLMGFTGMELDAATIMIASIALGISVDNTIHIFYRFKKEFSRDADYSKAVCRTLQRAGKTALFTSLSAAFGFMVFSFSGFKPIQYFGMLTSVTMVNAIVSDLFISPSCLMLFKPRF; this is encoded by the coding sequence TTGGAAAATTACATCCGAACCATTCTTAAATACAGAAAAGTAATTCTGGCTTGTATTGCTGTTATAACAATGCTCTTAGGTTATTCTGCCAAAAATATGAGAACCGATAATTCTATAGAAATCTGGCTTTCAAAAAATGATGCAGATCTGGATTATTATAAGAAATTTTTAAATACATTTGGAGATGAAGAGTTTTTGGTTATTGCCTTTAGTTCGGTTAACCTGTTTACCAGAGATAGCATCAAGGAAATTAATACCATAGCTGAAAGGTTGAAAAAGTTAAATGGTATTGTGCAGGTTATATCATTAGCCGATGTATTTAAAGACACGATTACCTCTTCCATTTTTAAGGCAAAAATTAAGGCTCAACACGACCGTTCATATATGAATATCTTTAAGCAACACATACTCACAGACCCAATGTATCAAAATACTATTATTTCCAAAAACGGTAAGACTACAGCTATTGTAGCAACAGTTAAAAGCCCCGGACCGGAATCAAGAAGACAACTCATATCGGAAGTAAGAACACTCCTTCATGAAATGACTGACAGACTAAGAGACACAAAGGATAGAAAACCTCATTATCATCTGGCAGGCCCCTCTGTTGTTAATGCTGAGCTTGACCGTATGTCAAAGCAGGATATGGCCAGGTTTACACCGTTTATGTTTCTTATGTCGATCATTGTATTGGGATGTTTATTGAGAAAAATCTCTGGAGTATTCATTCCACTATTGACCGTTGGAGTCTGTATACTATGGGTTACGGGTTGCTTTGTATTACTGGGACAAACGATGAATATGATCTCCAATATGCTACTTCCCCTGACCTTCATCATTTCCCTTTCAACCTCAATCCATCTTGTCAGCCATTATTACCACGAAAGAAACTTTTCCATAAGCAATGAAGACGCTATCTATAACACGATACAGCATATTGGTATACCTATTTTTATGACTAGTATTACAACAGTAATTGGATTTATATCATTGGCTACCAGTAGTATTCCACCCGTTTTTATTACCGGTCTGTTTATGGCCGGATGCGCAGCGCTTACCTTCGTGATCAGTTTAACATGTATACCCATACTACTTTCCTTTATCCCGCATCAAATTTCCGTCAGTATTACAAACGCTCCCAATACCGGGACCGGGAAAGGACATACGGTATCTCGCACAGAAAACTGGTTTGCAGAAGGACTAGATAAAGAATACTATTTTCATGCCATGCTATCCTGGCTAGGAGGCTTCATCGTAAAACATAAGACCCTTATACTGCTTTGTGGCCTTACTGCGGGAACGGTTTCTGTACTGGGCATCTCAAGAATCCGGATAGAATCAGACATCATGGCCTCCTTTCCAAAGAATAGCCAAATTGCCAGAGATAACAACTATATCGAGAGGTATCTTATGGGCCTGCTGCCAGTCGAGATCGTTGCTGAGACAACAGATGGCGTTACTCTTCTTCAGCCTGATATACTGAACAATCTGGCATGTCTCCAAAGATATCTTTATAGCATACCCGAAGTAACCAGTTCACTTTCAATGGTAAACTATATCCAAAAGGCACACCAACGAGCAATCAGCGATAAACCACAGCATTCATTTATTCCGAACACTGAAAAAGAGATAGCCAATTATATGAAGCTGGCTTCTTTCTATGGCGGTAAACAGGTACATTGCTTGCATACAGAGGGATATACCGATGCAAGGATATCAGTACGGATGAAACAGGTAGGTTCAAACCGGTATCAAACTATTATACAATCAATAAAAGAATATATTTCTCAACATTTGAATACAACCGCTCTGTCATGGCACATTACGGGAATTATTCCCCTTCTCATTAACGTACAGGATAATATTCTCCGGAGCGAGATACAATCGTTCTCCCTGGCCTTTTTGTTAACCTTCATTTCAACAGTAGTTGTCTTAAAATCGGTCAAGATTGGACTCATCAGTATCATCCCCAATGTGTTGCCGATTACGATAACACTGGGCTTAATGGGTTTTACCGGTATGGAACTTGATGCAGCAACGATCATGATTGCCAGTATTGCATTGGGAATTTCCGTCGATAATACAATCCATATTTTTTATCGCTTTAAAAAAGAATTTTCTCGTGATGCCGACTATTCAAAAGCGGTATGCCGTACATTGCAGAGAGCGGGAAAAACAGCTCTGTTCACCTCTCTGTCGGCTGCCTTTGGATTTATGGTCTTTTCCTTCTCAGGCTTCAAACCCATACAATATTTTGGCATGTTAACAAGCGTTACTATGGTAAACGCTATTGTATCTGATTTATTTATATCTCCAAGCTGCCTGATGTTGTTTAAACCGAGATTTTGA
- a CDS encoding cytochrome b N-terminal domain-containing protein — MKIMLQKDVIHNKNHTETIHEAENENFLKEFIKSSITRRLIPKGLSWFGCMGGLSLLAFIIQLGTGIFLMFYFVPSTREALASIQYVSHKVSYGWLIQRIHAIGPHIMIGMVLSHMIRILFKGIYHHPRELHWVSGACLLILTLLMYYTGSLLPAYNDKYSTIHLTYLYAIHVAGIPLAMVLCMGMHFFMIRKTGIYEPL; from the coding sequence ATGAAAATAATGCTTCAAAAAGATGTAATACATAATAAAAACCATACAGAAACTATTCATGAGGCTGAAAACGAGAATTTTCTAAAGGAATTCATAAAAAGTAGTATCACCAGGCGGTTAATTCCTAAAGGTTTGAGCTGGTTTGGATGTATGGGCGGATTATCACTACTGGCATTTATAATTCAACTGGGAACAGGTATATTTCTTATGTTTTACTTTGTTCCCAGTACAAGAGAAGCGTTAGCCAGCATTCAATATGTAAGCCATAAGGTCTCTTATGGATGGCTTATCCAACGTATCCACGCTATAGGACCACATATTATGATTGGAATGGTACTAAGCCATATGATCCGTATTCTCTTCAAGGGAATCTATCATCATCCGCGAGAGCTGCATTGGGTATCAGGGGCCTGTCTGCTTATCTTAACGTTACTTATGTATTACACAGGAAGTTTACTACCCGCCTACAATGACAAATATTCAACCATACATTTGACATACCTGTATGCTATACACGTCGCAGGTATTCCATTGGCTATGGTATTATGTATGGGTATGCATTTCTTTATGATTCGCAAAACAGGTATTTATGAACCCCTGTAA
- a CDS encoding aspartate aminotransferase family protein, protein MNYIGPNDIIRKKQEYLIPCVYHFYKKPMQIVRGKMQYLYDHTGKEYLDFYGGVSVMNAGHCNPEIIEKICSQIGTLQHTTTIYLTQPIVDLAEKLFQITPQTLKRSFFCASGSEANDGAALLAQLYTKRHKLIAVQQGLHGRTRLTMNLTGIPMWRTDPYPLSDIVHIPAAYCYRCSFGLTYPLCDLKCATYIEDVIKNNDFAAFIVEPIQGNGGIITPPPGYFQVIRKILDKHNVLLITDEVQTGFGRTGEMFAIEHWGVIPDIMTMAKALANGTPIGAFITNDRIASAYTRPGASTTGGNPVSATAALATIDVIEKYQLMQRAKELGNYFKDKLKIVQQRHNLIGDVRGKGLMLGIELVKEDKVPAAEETDYILEELKDRGILAGKTGISRNVLTFQPPLIITRNNIDQVVETLDEVLSHTQK, encoded by the coding sequence ATGAACTATATAGGACCCAACGACATCATTCGGAAAAAACAGGAATATTTGATTCCCTGCGTCTATCACTTCTATAAAAAGCCCATGCAAATTGTCCGGGGCAAGATGCAATATCTGTATGATCATACAGGTAAAGAATATCTGGATTTTTATGGTGGGGTATCCGTGATGAACGCAGGTCACTGTAATCCAGAAATTATCGAAAAGATATGTAGTCAAATTGGAACACTTCAACATACCACTACCATATATCTAACCCAACCTATTGTGGATCTGGCAGAAAAACTTTTTCAGATTACTCCACAGACACTTAAACGCTCATTCTTTTGTGCCAGCGGGTCTGAGGCCAACGACGGAGCTGCCCTCCTGGCTCAATTGTATACGAAAAGGCATAAGCTCATTGCCGTTCAGCAGGGACTCCATGGACGCACAAGACTTACCATGAACCTTACCGGTATTCCGATGTGGCGAACAGACCCTTATCCCCTGAGCGATATTGTTCATATACCCGCAGCATATTGCTACCGTTGTTCATTTGGACTTACCTATCCCCTTTGTGATCTAAAATGTGCAACGTACATCGAGGATGTTATTAAAAACAACGACTTTGCTGCATTTATTGTTGAACCGATCCAAGGTAACGGAGGTATTATTACTCCGCCACCGGGATATTTTCAAGTAATTCGAAAAATCCTTGATAAACACAACGTACTCCTTATAACAGACGAAGTGCAAACAGGATTTGGCAGAACAGGAGAGATGTTTGCCATTGAGCACTGGGGTGTTATACCCGATATTATGACTATGGCCAAAGCACTAGCCAACGGTACTCCCATAGGTGCCTTTATCACAAATGATAGAATTGCTTCAGCATACACACGTCCCGGAGCATCTACAACCGGTGGCAACCCCGTATCAGCAACCGCAGCGTTAGCAACTATCGATGTTATTGAAAAATATCAGCTTATGCAGAGAGCAAAAGAGCTGGGTAATTACTTCAAAGACAAATTAAAAATAGTACAACAACGTCACAACCTTATAGGAGATGTGCGCGGGAAAGGGCTTATGTTAGGCATTGAGCTTGTTAAAGAGGATAAAGTCCCTGCTGCAGAAGAAACAGATTATATCCTCGAAGAGTTAAAAGATCGTGGAATCCTTGCAGGAAAGACAGGTATATCGCGTAATGTGCTCACTTTTCAACCACCTTTGATAATTACCCGCAATAATATAGATCAGGTAGTGGAAACATTGGACGAGGTATTGTCACATACACAAAAATAA
- a CDS encoding cytochrome c3 family protein, giving the protein MIKLLFLLIFSLGITSLQQSFQGNNTLLRKPYRAVNSILSHTGMEMHISPSSRVSEEELAKSPNKSPFPTASCTDRCHVNYLAYRTLYQKKTFKHKTHSPDKGLECHQCHNNDPVNKSTHGNLVIQNEDCWICHHKRSGKKPIDPLSSQENGNLFTSIIPLNPPLEKGDKNSPFIKKEWRDNGFTGKKRSTDNGDCLKCHAEVEQYINGSIQNIGTEVPDWMSNWVSCTDCHRLESNENSFKSVRTYCIECHNPDYGLLYDAWKEVIDGKTKHFYQNNTHTSGIQYRLRLVQSYGMHNFRLSQMILKSIEPLANKEKR; this is encoded by the coding sequence ATGATTAAACTTCTTTTTTTACTTATTTTTTCCCTTGGCATTACTTCATTACAACAATCATTTCAAGGGAATAATACTCTTTTACGAAAGCCATACAGGGCAGTAAATTCCATACTATCTCATACGGGAATGGAAATGCACATTTCTCCTTCTTCAAGAGTGTCTGAAGAAGAATTAGCAAAATCCCCAAATAAATCTCCATTCCCTACCGCCTCTTGTACTGACAGATGCCATGTAAATTATCTGGCATATCGTACTCTGTATCAGAAGAAGACTTTCAAACATAAAACACATTCTCCTGATAAAGGTTTGGAATGCCATCAGTGCCACAATAACGATCCAGTTAATAAAAGCACACACGGCAATTTAGTTATACAAAACGAGGACTGTTGGATATGCCATCATAAAAGATCAGGTAAAAAACCCATAGACCCTTTATCCTCGCAAGAGAACGGAAATCTCTTTACCTCTATAATCCCCCTTAATCCCCCTTTAGAAAAGGGGGACAAGAATTCTCCTTTTATAAAGAAAGAATGGAGGGATAATGGATTTACAGGGAAGAAAAGATCAACAGATAATGGGGATTGCTTGAAGTGCCACGCAGAGGTAGAGCAATATATCAACGGGAGTATTCAAAATATAGGCACAGAAGTACCTGATTGGATGTCTAACTGGGTCTCCTGTACTGATTGTCACAGATTGGAATCGAATGAAAATTCATTTAAATCTGTGCGAACATATTGCATAGAATGCCACAATCCAGATTACGGGCTGTTATACGATGCGTGGAAGGAGGTTATTGACGGTAAAACTAAACACTTTTACCAAAACAACACGCATACTTCAGGCATACAATACCGTCTGAGGTTGGTTCAATCTTATGGCATGCACAACTTTCGCCTGTCTCAAATGATCTTAAAATCAATTGAGCCGTTGGCAAATAAGGAGAAACGATAG
- a CDS encoding U32 family peptidase → MKLSETAIELLAPAGRWETLTAVIEAGADAVYIGGKRFNMRLHRSDFNFSNEQIKEAVQFAHTRKVKLYITVNNLLGNDELDEITYFLTFLREIQVDAIIVQDLGILHLMKQRGIHIPVHISTMMNIHNIESAFTLQELGVKRIVTSRDISLSQVKEIQEKTGIEVEYFVHGDLCVCQSGQCYASGVLFGKSANRGECMKPCRWNYTLVESVSGQPIGDLPSGYLLAMKDMCLLRHIPDLIHAGICSFKIEGRMRHADFLRTVVSIYRKAIDAYLDSPATYYMNSAEYEQLYNHRVREFTTSIAFTPASASIIDFSGNREPLFLSRAAKETSLTREDIYNNPFEDPFTVPWLQRMQEIPPSIPFHKERNCDLSSLVDRDSSSPTLDGRNRGEEENPSISSLGENLCVHPSITPPVLHTSVTKYTESSYPLLSVKVSSLSALRTALEQGADRIYISGEVSPLRKQFWTKSSYREACKRVHDTGKTIGIGTPRITTALEMDDMEWLFEQAALLGIDYILVHNLGTMRLAMKFNVKVLADYSLNILNIQAVNLLEDLGTLGVTASPECSYKYLRQLSHEISLPVECIVHGPVSSMVLEHCIPAMVTSKSHKKDHCRQVCQYMGYALKDERGEIRPIEIDQYCRNHLLLARDICVLPYLHTFLQTGIKVLRIEAQYYEDGFIKTLVGLYHKYLNIAREYPYLSLPIQESDWDILVKESPRGLNLGGYIQDITHSKSTAGIMKSIK, encoded by the coding sequence ATGAAATTATCTGAAACAGCTATCGAACTACTTGCGCCGGCTGGTCGCTGGGAGACCTTAACAGCGGTGATAGAGGCTGGCGCTGATGCAGTATATATTGGTGGTAAACGCTTTAATATGCGACTTCACAGGTCAGATTTCAATTTTAGTAATGAACAAATCAAAGAGGCTGTACAATTTGCACATACAAGGAAAGTAAAGCTGTATATTACGGTAAACAATTTGCTTGGTAATGATGAACTGGATGAGATTACTTATTTTCTTACCTTTTTACGTGAAATTCAAGTTGACGCCATTATAGTTCAGGATCTGGGAATTTTACACCTTATGAAGCAAAGGGGAATTCACATACCTGTCCATATCAGTACGATGATGAACATCCACAATATTGAATCTGCATTTACCCTACAGGAATTGGGGGTAAAACGCATCGTTACCTCCCGGGATATCTCCCTGTCGCAGGTGAAAGAAATACAGGAAAAAACAGGCATTGAGGTTGAGTATTTTGTACATGGAGATCTTTGTGTTTGCCAAAGTGGACAGTGCTATGCAAGCGGCGTGCTATTTGGTAAAAGCGCCAATCGGGGTGAGTGTATGAAACCATGCCGATGGAATTATACCCTTGTGGAAAGCGTCTCGGGACAACCAATAGGAGATCTCCCTTCAGGATATTTATTGGCAATGAAGGATATGTGCCTCCTGAGGCACATTCCAGACCTTATCCATGCAGGGATCTGCTCTTTTAAAATCGAGGGACGAATGAGGCATGCCGATTTTCTCAGAACAGTAGTGAGCATCTATCGTAAGGCAATAGATGCTTATCTTGATAGCCCTGCTACGTATTATATGAACTCTGCAGAGTATGAGCAATTGTATAACCATCGGGTGCGTGAATTCACAACCTCCATAGCATTCACCCCTGCATCAGCTTCCATTATTGATTTTTCGGGTAATCGTGAACCCCTCTTTTTAAGCCGTGCAGCAAAAGAAACATCGCTTACAAGAGAAGACATCTACAACAATCCCTTTGAGGATCCCTTCACGGTTCCATGGCTACAAAGAATGCAGGAAATTCCTCCATCTATTCCCTTCCATAAGGAAAGGAATTGCGATCTCTCCTCCCTTGTTGACAGAGATAGTAGTTCCCCTACCCTTGATGGAAGGAATAGAGGAGAGGAAGAAAACCCTTCGATATCCTCTTTAGGGGAAAACCTCTGTGTTCATCCTTCTATAACGCCACCCGTTCTCCATACTTCTGTTACAAAATATACAGAGTCGTCATACCCTTTATTATCGGTAAAAGTGAGTTCATTAAGCGCACTCAGAACAGCGTTGGAGCAAGGCGCAGACCGCATATACATCAGCGGTGAGGTATCACCCTTGAGAAAACAGTTCTGGACAAAATCATCCTACCGGGAAGCGTGTAAAAGAGTCCACGATACCGGTAAAACTATCGGAATAGGCACACCGCGGATAACAACAGCCCTTGAAATGGATGATATGGAATGGTTATTCGAACAGGCCGCTCTGTTAGGCATTGATTATATCCTGGTTCATAATCTGGGTACCATGCGCCTGGCTATGAAATTCAATGTAAAAGTCCTTGCGGATTATTCTCTGAATATCCTCAATATACAGGCAGTAAACCTTTTAGAGGATCTTGGCACCTTAGGAGTCACAGCGTCTCCGGAATGCTCTTATAAATATTTAAGACAGTTGTCTCATGAAATATCTCTGCCTGTGGAATGTATCGTACATGGACCTGTTTCCAGCATGGTACTTGAACACTGCATCCCTGCCATGGTAACTTCTAAATCGCATAAAAAAGACCATTGCAGACAGGTGTGTCAATACATGGGATATGCTCTGAAAGACGAACGGGGAGAAATACGACCAATCGAAATAGACCAATACTGCCGTAATCATCTCTTACTGGCAAGAGATATCTGCGTGTTACCTTATCTCCATACGTTTCTACAAACCGGGATAAAAGTATTGAGAATTGAGGCGCAATATTACGAAGATGGGTTTATAAAAACCCTGGTTGGCTTATACCATAAGTACTTGAATATAGCACGAGAATATCCCTATCTCTCATTACCTATACAGGAAAGCGATTGGGATATATTAGTGAAAGAAAGTCCCCGGGGTCTTAACCTGGGTGGTTATATACAAGATATAACACATTCAAAGAGCACAGCGGGAATAATGAAGAGTATTAAATAG